The nucleotide sequence AAGGAAATTCACTTACACTGACTGCTATTGGGCATTTTTAGTCTTTACAGTAGTCTCAAAGTAGTCCTCTAGTTTAGGAATctgaggattacagatgtgactttGCCCAAGAACAGTGCTACAAAACAGCAGAATTGGGGCTCAAGTTCTTCCAtctactaggaatctccctgtatagctaacctcacctcaactagcaaaaccccctggtcctccttatttatgtttatactctcttcaacaaaaattagagataagggcaaaagagttcctgctggaagcgagggggtgggggaagggggagggagtggggagaaagggagggagcggggacaggggggagaaatgacccaaacattgcacgcacatatgaataaatgaaaaaaaaaagttcttccaTCTAGCACCCTGTACCCTACCAGCCCCCGAAGTGAGTTCTTCCGACAGTGAGATGATTTTTTAGCCTCTGTGAAACTTCCTGGCAATGCACTCCTTACCCTAGCGTCTGGCTATCCTGCTCTGTGCCCCTCTACTGTAGCCCATGCGGTCTGATCCCCAGAGCACCTGGGAACCACACTGAGAGCAGAGGAAGGCCATTCTGACCCTTCAGTGATCTCATCCTCTTCTGTTCCCAGACATGTCCCCACAGCAAGGACCCTGTGTGGAGCCAGATGTTCCCTTTCTTTGTGTACAGTGTGGAGGCCGAGCAGCTCCATGTGAAGGTTTGCTTGAAGTTGAGCTCTTGGAACAGTGAAGAAGTTTCTGAGCCAGGAACAGTGGGGAGCTGAAGGGGCAGGGGAGAAGGGGCAGGCTGGGGCAGGAGTCAGCGCCTGGTGTGTGGGAAACAAGGCCTCATCTCCTTGAGGCTGGTGCCAAGGTCAGTGGTAGAAGGCAGACCCTTAAGTCCCTTCCACAGCTGTGTGGAAGAGTTGTTACCTCTTTTATTGACAcaggagcaaacagaggctaagTCAGTcaatgatttgcccaaggtctCGTGACCAAGTGGTGGAGCTGGGATCTTGTGGGGCCCTATGCCTGCCTGGATGTCACGTCATGGAACAGCATAGCTCACTGGTCCCTAAACCCCACGGCCATGCACAGACCAGCCTCAGATAACACCTCTACTCCAAGGTGCCCTCTTCTCTGGGTTACAGAGACCCAGATGCCAATAGCTGCATGGTCCAGACTCAGTTGGGGTCGAGAAAGCAGAGGGGGTGCCAGTGGAGCTTAACCCCTGGTTTTTGCTGGCACTGCCAGGTGCTGGATGATGACCAGGATTGTGCTCTGGGAGTGCTGGACGTGCCCCTGTGTCAGATCCTCCCCTGTGCCGACCTCACCCTTGAGCAGCGCTTCCAGCTGGGCCACTCAGGCCTGGACAGCCTCATCTCCATGAGGCTGGTGCTTCGGGTAAATCTCCCCCATCCCTGGGGTGAGGGCGGGGGGCTCTGCCTATGGAGCAAGGTGAACTCTCCCGGCACCAAGCCTGCTCTGAGTCAGAAGTCAGGAGATGGATTTATGCTGTTCAATGATTTTGGAATATTGACAGCTATTCTCTCTTCAAATGTAATCATCTCCTCCCTCACCCATTCTTTTAAAATCCCTTCCTCTGGAACCTCTCCACTGCACCTTCTCATCCCTCCTCCATGTCTGAACTTCACCTTCCATTTCCCATCTAATTCCTTACCATTGTCTTCCAGATCACTAACTCTCTCTTTGGCTGTGCCCAGTTTACTTTTTAGCCTGTGTTGGTTTTTAATCTCGTCCAAATTCACCaggtctttttattattattattattattatttccttatgtttatattcatttgaaaatgttttacacTGTAATCTGTTAATTCTGTTATCTGAAGATCTTGGGAGTTTTTTGTGTGTCGTGTGGGTGATGTACAAGGTCTGAGGGAGGCACGTCACACAGTGGCATGAGCACCCAGTTACGCTTATGAATCACAAAAGGATCTTGGGagtaaattttgttttcctgGTGACTGTTTTGTAACGTGGGCTGGGCACACTTTTAGCATTCCTGGACTAAGGCTTATCTCTTCTGAGGAGGTTTTGCAGCAGGAGGACCTTAGGGGCACTGTAAACCTGGACCcattttatcttaatttcttTACCTGGGGGTTTTGAAACCCAAAGTtgtttgaatttgaactcagaattcACGAGAACAGGCCTACAAGGCACTATGTCCTTAGGGAAGACTTTCCCCACGTACAAGCTAAGACAGACACCTCTTGTCAATGTTTGCCAGTGGCTGGAATGTTTATTCTGGATTACTTTTTCACTAGTGAGATGCAAGCTTCTTGGATCTTACAGCTTCACATTAACACAAGGGCAGCTTAACTTTTATCGTTTGGTTCTTTGTGTTTTGGCGTTAACATTTTTCAGAATGTATGGAGCACCGTATTTCTGGAGATGGCTGAggggaaaaggggaagaagaaacaatGGCTGAAGATGTGGCTGTAGTAGACCCAACCCACAAACCACTGTCTTTTACTTCTAGTTCTTGCATGTGGAGGAACGAGAGCTGGGGAGCCCGTACACAGGACCGGATGCCCTAAAGAAAGGCCCTCTGTTAGTCAAGAAGTTAGCCACCAACCAGGGTCCCAAAGCTCCACCTCAGGGAGACAGCCCTGCAGATGTGCCATGTCCCCCAGATCCTGCTTCTGACACCAAGGGAGCCGTCAAGAGCACCACAACGGCCACCAGTGCTGCCACTGAGCCCGTGGCCCAGGAGACAGATCCAGAGCCCAAAGGCAAGGACAGTGCCAATGGGCTGTGTGAGCCTGTGGGGAAGAAGAGGAACTCAGCCACCATCTTCCTGACTGTCCCAGGCCCTCACTCTCCAGGGCCCGTCAAGTCGCCCAGACCTATGAAATGTCCTGCCTCGCCCTTCGCGTGGCCACCCAAGAGGCTGGCTCCCAGCCTGTGCTCGCTCAactccctggcctcttcctgctTTGACCTGACAGATGTCAGCGTCAACACAGAGTATGCACCTCTCTGCTCAATCTCTTCTAAAACCACCTGCAGCAAAAATACCTCCCTGGATGGAAAGCTATGAACTTACTGAGCCGTGCAAGTTCTGGTTTTCCACAAAGTATCTTCACAAGAGGCAGTGTGCTATGATAGAAAGAACACGGGGCAAGTGAGAGAGCCATCTGTGTGGTTATGACATTAGACAGCTGCTGGCCCAGAGCGTGTAATCTGATTTCCTAACCTTTACAATAACCTTACAAGGTGGAACAAACCCTTATCAAATTCAAGGTCACCCAAAGTCCCCCCAGGAACCAGGGTCCACACGTGCCGAGTACTGGCCCACGTGGCTCTGGCTTCACTTAGGACATGCTTTTCTGTCTCAGGGGTGAGGGTCGGCTCTCCTAATGATGAGAAGTGACAAGCCCTTTCTTCACAGAGGCGGGGACCGCAGGCTGGGTGAGATTCAGCTCACGGTGCGCTATGTGTGCCTGCGGCGCTGCCTCCGGGTGCTCGTCAACGCTTGCAGGTGCGGGTGCTACGGAAGCTCTGAGAACCATGAGTCAAAGGGAGGGGGCCCGGTGGTCCTCCTTTGACGCTGCTGCTGGGCTCAGGAGCCAGGGGCTTCGCTCAGATGCAGTCACTACCAAACTGTCCTGGATGGCTGAGAGTCAGTACAGCCCCTTGGCTGGAAAGTACTTGCTGTACCCCAAGTGGTACAAAAATGCATGGATCTGGTATTTTGCCTGTCTAGACTACAGAGGATTTTTATCCTCAAGGCCCCAAAAGCTGAGTGGCTAACAGCTTTCTCCCGAACGAGCGTTTTCAGTGTTTGAAACCAGGGCCCTTTTTCTCTACACCTCAGAAAGCTGACACCATGCACCATCAGTGGAGCTGATCCCTACGTCCGCATCTACCTGTTACCAGAAAAGAGGTGGGCGAGTCGCAAGAAGACCTCGGTGAAGCGGAAGACCCTGGAACCCCGGTTTGATGAGACGTAAGTAGCCTTGGCCTTTCTAGCGCAGTGAAAGGCACCGCCTGCCAGGGTTGAGCAGGGCAACTTCTCAAACAGGCCACTCTCCTTTGCTGTCCACAGAGGGTGAAGTGTTCCTGATTAAGGAATGTTCCCTACTATggtcagcttttttgttttggttttctgggATCTGCTTTACCTTCTAGAATGCAGTTAAAAACAAACATTCCTTGAATTTAAGACCTAAAATTCCCCCTGAACTCCAAGCTCTTTGGCCTGGCTTCCCTCTTGCAACACAGCAGAGGTGGTAGGCGAAACAGGTCCTCTCCCCCATCCTTCAGGACAAAACTGGTAGGTAGACTTATCACGTTTCTTGCCTTTGATGGGTCAgtagtagttttgttttgtgtggggtttttttgttttgttttttggtcttttcttttttggtactgggattgaacccagggtctcatgcatgctagacagggTGCAAAAACCAAAATCTCATCACTGCTGTCATCAGCTTAGGAAGACATTGTACCTCATTGCCTCCCTCTTACCCTGATCAATAACCACTCATTttcttggcagaactggggtttgtgttctaccacttgtgtTACATGTGGCCATCTATGCCTCCCTTGTACCTGTAGTCACCTGGCTTGTACCCAGTTTAAAGGAGCAGTAACTGATGCTTTGAGTTCACCAAGAAAGATGAATTTATGCGTTCAGCATTTACTGACCACAGGCACTGTCCTACAGGGTAGAACCACACAAGGGAGAGACTGCTTGAAGACAGCTCagacaaaatttttaaaggatgTCAAATTGCTATGGAAGAATAGAGGAGGGAGAGATTGAACATTTAATAAGTCTGTTGGTAATTCTCAAAATTATAAGCCTGGATTATTAGGAAGACTTAGCAACTCCTACCCTAAAAACAAACTCAGAAGGGCTCCAGGGGCCTCTTGTGAGTACAGTATGAAGCTGGGTCAGTCAATATTTCCATGCAGTCCTAATTATTCAGTGTCCAGACCTTTAGGTAACTAGACAGCTTAGAAAGGGCTTGagccagctatgcaggaggcataggtaggaggatcacagtctgaggccagccctgtgaGCAAAAGGTgcagcccaagtggtagaatgcttactgcacgagaccctgagttcaaaccccagtactgccccagaagaaagaggttgaggaaagTCTCTGAGCAGGGTGAGGAGAGTGAAGTGAGAGAGGGCTAAACTCCAATCCCTAGTAGCGTGCTCAGTGCAAGTGCCTCTGACACTTCCAGGAGCATCTATCAGATAATGTGCAGAGTCTCTAAAGCAGCACCTTTCCTCTCAATGGTCAATGGCTTCTGTCTGAGAAGGGAAGACACACTTCAGGttttcagcaaaaatgactggaataTGTAATTCTTGTATTTTTTGATTCTTGAAGATTTGAATTTTTTGTTCCCATGGAAGAAGTACAGAAGAGGTCACTGGATGTCGCAGTGAAAAATAGTAGACCACTTGGCTCACACAGAAGGAAAGAGTTAGGAAAAGTAAGTATAGGGGAGACTGTGGGCACTCGGTCTCTCCTGGAGTCCTTGTCAAATTCTGGTGACCATCACTAGAACTGACCACAAACAGGGTATGGCCTCATCGAGAGGGTTgtcttttatatctttaaaacttAAAGCCTATTCAAATTCAGCATTCCAAAAGTACGTGAGCATGGACTGCGGgcttaagtgttgttttgataaaCAGCAGTGTCAAGAGTTTGGTGATGATGGATTTCGGTACTTTACCTAAAGTAGAGGAAATACAACCCTCAGGACGCCTGAGGAGAAGAGGGCATTTGTGGGGCTTGCATTACTTACATTCATCTCTTTAAAGCCCGATATTATCACATTTCAACTGATGAGGCACTTGAAAAAAAGTGGAAATCACCTGAAATTACACTCCAAATAACAACACTGAGGCTGGCGTGTACACTGTATTGCCCCACAGAAAGAACTCTGAAACCCTCACCGCCAGTCCAGTTCATTCCACTGCGTTTTGGGAACGGAACTAATTGTTTGTGATTGTTTAGGTGCTGATTGACCTATCAAAAGAAGATTTGATTAAGGGCTTTTCACAGTGGTAAGTGCGCCCTTTCATTTTATCACTGTTAATACACAACACTGTCTCACACAGCTCCCCAATAGGACTCTAGAGAAGGGAGACAGGCTTTCTGTCCACAGGCTCTTTGTGAACTCTATCAGTAATCCTGGCTGGCTCTACAGAGGCCTAGGCAGCTTGTCCTGTTACAGCCACAATGAACTATCATGAACATGACCCCAAGTGTCTTACAGGTACGAGCTGACTCCTGATGGACAGCCCAGAAGCTGATGAACATGACCCCAAGTGTCTTACAGGCACGAGCTCACTCCTGATGGACAGCCCAGAAGCTGATGAACATGACCCCAAGTGTCTTACAGGCACGAGCTGACTCCTGATGGACAGCCCAGAAGCTGATGAACATGACCCCAAGTGTCTTACAGGCACGAGCTGACTCCTGATGGACAGCCCAGAAGCTGATGAACATGACCCCAAGTGTCTTACAGGCACGAGCTGACTCCTGATGGACAGCCCAGAAGCTGATGAACATGACCCCAAGTGTCTTACAGGCACGAGCTCACTCCTGATGGACAGCCCAGAAGCTGATGAACATGACCCCAAGTGTCTTACAGGCACGAGCTGACTCCTGATGGACAGCCCAGAAGCTGATGAACATGACCCCAAGTGTCTTACAGGCACGAGCTGACTCCTGATGGACAGCCCAGAAGCTGATAAGTGCTACTGTCCTGACATGATAggatgtgtgcatatgtgtattttctcatttaaatcaAAATGGCCATTGGATGAAAGTAAGAGGTGGTTACATAAAGGCAAGAACTACTTCACTGGATTTGTTCTGTCCAGAAATGAGGCACTGGTCTGTGTCTTCAAACCCTCAGCCGTGACTTTGCACACCTGACTTAGGACTTGCCTACATATCCTGTCCCTGACATGGGGAGGAGCAGCTACCAGCATTTGCAGGCACTTCTTTTGTGAAAATAAGTGACCTGAGCTCACACTGTCAAAGTCCTTCTGGCTGCCACCTCGGGTGCTTGTATGCCTGGAGGTTCGTTCCTAATTTGGAGCTATAGTGGTGGTGGTATATTTAAATAGTGATAGTGGAGTTTGACTGCAGACCATCCCCTATgtgatgacatttccatacaaAAATGCAAGTCCCAAACCCAGGCCTCCATCAGTATTCTCACAGGAGAGGCAGTGCCAAGGAAGAAAGGGGGCTTTCCATCTTTTAGAACAGTGGGACAGAATTACAGAATTTCTGCTTGTCTAAGATATTTAAACAAGTGCCTCTTACGCATTTCAAGCTTTGTAAGAACAAATAGGCTTCTTGTCCCCATCACTGCTATTTCACTGTACAGATTTCCTATGTTCTATAAAAATCAAAGCGTACTCAAATTAAGGATAATCTGGTTTGGCTCCTCCGTGCATGTGCAGATGGTCTATTCCAGAACTGTCCCAATGCCATGCCCATCTCAACAATTCTGTCTTGTGACATTGTGTTTAAAATGCTTACAAGGTATTAAGCAACAAGTACTGTTTGATACTTAATGTTCCAGTTTACCTGCAAGTGAACTATAAGCTACTTGAAATGTTTAAGATTGTGCTAAGTACATGTACAATAAATAGTTTCTGTGATTTCTATTTTGAACTAATGCCTAATCCATCTACCTCATGCCAACATCGTAACTGCTCCCTAAGCTGACACATAATTCAAAAACGGAAAAGCACTGGAGAAAGCTAAGGAATGCATCAGGATAAGTATAAGCAGCTTTGAGACAGCAGAGGACCTAAAGTGTTGAGCACTTTGTTATATTTTGGTATACACCAGTTGGAGGCAAGGTGGACAAGTTGGCAGCAGGTGGTAGCACACAATCTGCCCTCCAGAGCACAGCAGCAGATAACAAGAAGGAAAGGGTACCATTAAGGAAAGGGTACCATTAAGGCACAAGTGGCCTGTGGGGAGTGAAGGCAGTGTAAATATGCTGGTAATGAGTGTCAACCAACCTTCCGTTCCTGTAACAGAAACATGAGGTATCAGCTTAGAATGCAAAAACATTCCTTTGGCTTAGTTTTGGGTGTTTCAGGCtatgcctttaacacatgggcccttGGAACACTTACCTAAAGCACAACGCTAAACAGCCAAAGGTTTTAGGTTTTTGTGAGGGTCTCAAAACACAGTGGAACTAAAATGCTAGCAGCTAAGAAGGGACAGCTAGGATGGTGAGCTTCATATTATGAAACTAAAGATAACTGTTGTTTCAAAAATGTAAAGCTGTGTGCATCTGTTACTAATTTATTACCTTCCAGCATGGGCATCTTTGCCAGAGTTTGCTATTGGGCTCTGCCAGTAGAGGACGATGGCGGACAATTGGAGCCACAGGGCTTTCTCTTCCTCACGAGCATCTTCCATGGCAGTCAGCTCTGTGGCTTGTGGGGTGTGTTGTCCAGTGAACCCGGTTCATGGCCAAGGCCCTCCTGCAGGtttctctgcctctcttctgAGGCTTAAGCCCACCTAGCCAGGAGGCACCCATCTGTTCCCAAAGTCCTCTCTTTCTCATGCTCCCTTGGCCCTGGAGTACCATTTGCTCTGTCTTTAGTTCTCCAACCTACCCCTGTTTAGTAGTTAAGCACCTTTTAAGAGTTATCAATTCTTGtattaaatttttcatgttttatttaccTGTGTAATGCACCTTCTATCTCCTGAATGTCAaatttcacaataaccaagaaaaCCAACAGAGTTCAGCATTACAGAAGAAAAGGTTACAAAGAAAAATTAGTGACCTCCTCACCAAAGGGGaggaaagcagagaaaaacatgataaacagaaaatacaaagactTTAGGTTTGTAATCACAACAAACCTACTAAAATCTAGAATGTCAAACAGCATGAACATAAAAGAAAGATGTAGAAAGTGAAGCTATGTCCAAAAATTGCAGCAAACATTGAGGAAAAGCTGCCTTCTGTTGCTGCTTCGGTGTATCTAATCAAGCTGTTATGCACATTTAAATATCACTCACTCTTACCATCACTGAGAAGGTCCACACCGTTATTCATAAAGCTGATGTTGCAGTGAGTTGTACAGTACGTAGCCATACGGTTACACACAATCATGCTTCCTATGACCTGGCAATTTTAGTTCTGGATACATATTCTAGAAGACTCACACTCAAGTACTATCATGACCCAAAAATCTAAAACTTAAGTCGTTAATCAGAATGTTTTTGCAAGGGTGCTGAATCCAAAGTattatgttaaaaagaaaaactcactTGTAGCTCTCTGTTCCCTCAATgattagaaaatgaaatcaattttaaaagataattttaagtaCATAAGATATTAAATGCTATTAATACATTCAACAACATCCACAGGAAAATGACAAATGGAGAACTACACCACATCTGAGGCTAGAAGACCCCAGTTTTCCCCATGCTCAATTGTGTTTAGTGAGAAGATGAAAAGCCCCATtggcgtgtgtatgtgtgtgacttgCTGAGCAGCTTCATGTACATGGAAGTACGAGGATGAAAAACCTTCCACAGCATGACATGGTTTACTTTAATGTTATAACTAAACCAGAGCGGTAACAGTGCAGGGAGAGACAACTGGACCAATAGGCAGAAATAAAAGCCCACCAACAGACAGTTCACATAAGAATATTCAATTTACGAGTGGCGACACCACTGTGAGCAAAGGGAAAG is from Castor canadensis chromosome 17, mCasCan1.hap1v2, whole genome shotgun sequence and encodes:
- the Esyt3 gene encoding extended synaptotagmin-3 isoform X4; amino-acid sequence: MIMEDKIREKLEPKIREKSMHLRTFSFTKLYFGQKCPRVNGVKAHTDKCNRRQVTLDLQICYIGDCEISVELQKMRAGVNGIQLQGTLRVILEPLLVDKPFVGAVTVFFLQKPHLQINWTGLTNLLDAPGINEVSDSLLEDLIAAHLVLPNRVTVPVKKGLDVTNLRFPLPCGVIRVHLLEAEKLAPKDNFLGLGGKSDPYAKVSIGLQHCRSRTVYRNLNPTWNEAFEFMVYEVPGQDLEVDLYDEDTDRDDFLGSLQINLGDVMTNRVVDEWFVLNDTTSGRLHLRLEWLSLLTDQEAVAEDDGGLSTAILVVYLESACNLPRNPFEYLNGEYRAKKLSRFAKNKVSRDPSSYVKLSVGKKTYTSKTCPHSKDPVWSQMFPFFVYSVEAEQLHVKVLDDDQDCALGVLDVPLCQILPCADLTLEQRFQLGHSGLDSLISMRLVLRFLHVEERELGSPYTGPDALKKGPLLVKKLATNQGPKAPPQGDSPADVPCPPDPASDTKGAVKSTTTATSAATEPVAQETDPEPKGKDSANGLCEPVGKKRNSATIFLTVPGPHSPGPVKSPRPMKCPASPFAWPPKRLAPSLCSLNSLASSCFDLTDVSVNTEGGDRRLGEIQLTVRYVCLRRCLRVLVNACRKLTPCTISGADPYVRIYLLPEKRWASRKKTSVKRKTLEPRFDETFEFFVPMEEVQKRSLDVAVKNSRPLGSHRRKELGKVLIDLSKEDLIKGFSQWYELTPDGQPRS